The Rhodopseudomonas palustris genome window below encodes:
- the rplS gene encoding 50S ribosomal protein L19, with protein MNLIQTLEKEQFDKLSAGKTIPEFGPGDTVIVNVKVVEGERSRVQAYEGVCIGRSGGGINESFTVRKISYGEGVERVFPLLSPMIDSIKVVRRGKVRRAKLYYLRNLRGKSARIVEKKQDRTVAAAAAE; from the coding sequence ATGAACCTGATTCAGACGCTCGAAAAAGAGCAGTTCGACAAGCTGTCGGCCGGCAAGACGATTCCGGAGTTCGGTCCCGGTGATACCGTGATCGTCAACGTGAAGGTCGTCGAAGGCGAGCGTTCGCGCGTGCAGGCCTACGAAGGCGTCTGCATCGGCCGCTCGGGCGGCGGCATCAACGAGAGCTTCACTGTGCGCAAGATCTCGTACGGCGAGGGCGTGGAGCGCGTGTTCCCGCTGCTGTCGCCGATGATCGATTCGATCAAGGTTGTGCGCCGCGGCAAGGTGCGTCGCGCCAAGCTGTATTACCTGCGCAACCTGCGCGGCAAGTCGGCCCGCATCGTCGAGAAGAAGCAGGACCGCACCGTCGCGGCCGCTGCCGCCGAGTAA
- the trmD gene encoding tRNA (guanosine(37)-N1)-methyltransferase TrmD gives MTWRATVLTLFPEMFPGPLGVSLAGRALASGLWGLEARDIRDSATDRHRSVDDTPAGGGPGMVLRADVLAAAIDAVDASADRPRLVMSPRGRPLTQARVAELAAGPGALIVCGRFEGIDQRVIDARGLEEVSIGDYVLSGGEVAAMALIDACVRLLPGVMGKLESSTDESFSAGLLEYPQYTRPQTFEGRPIPEVLLSGDHGKVAAWRLGEAEALTKARRPDLWAARPAQTIRAKGESQKTPKNKTDG, from the coding sequence ATGACCTGGCGCGCCACTGTCCTCACCCTGTTTCCGGAGATGTTTCCCGGCCCGCTCGGCGTCAGCCTGGCGGGGCGGGCGCTGGCGTCCGGGCTGTGGGGCCTGGAGGCGCGCGATATCCGGGACTCGGCCACTGACCGACACCGCAGCGTCGACGACACTCCGGCGGGCGGCGGCCCCGGCATGGTGCTGCGGGCGGACGTGCTGGCGGCCGCAATCGACGCCGTGGACGCATCCGCGGACCGCCCGCGTTTGGTGATGAGCCCGCGCGGTCGGCCATTGACCCAGGCGCGCGTTGCCGAGCTGGCGGCCGGCCCCGGGGCGCTGATCGTCTGCGGCCGGTTCGAAGGCATCGACCAGCGGGTGATCGACGCGCGCGGGCTGGAGGAGGTCTCGATCGGCGATTACGTGCTGTCGGGCGGCGAGGTCGCCGCGATGGCGCTGATCGATGCCTGCGTCCGGCTGCTGCCGGGCGTGATGGGCAAGCTGGAATCCTCGACCGACGAGAGCTTTTCGGCCGGTCTGTTGGAATATCCGCAATACACCCGGCCGCAGACGTTCGAGGGCCGGCCGATCCCCGAGGTGCTGCTGTCGGGCGATCACGGCAAGGTCGCGGCGTGGCGTCTGGGCGAAGCAGAGGCCCTGACCAAGGCCCGGCGACCGGATTTGTGGGCTGCTAGGCCGGCGCAAACCATTCGGGCAAAGGGCGAATCGCAAAAAACGCCAAAAAACAAGACGGACGGGTGA
- the rimM gene encoding ribosome maturation factor RimM (Essential for efficient processing of 16S rRNA): MPSGLICVARIGAPHGVRGAVRLWSFTADPFAVSDYGPLVTKDGARQFEIASAREAKSHLVVTLKGVTTRDEAERLNGVELYVARDKLPPTEADEYYHADLIGLAAVTTTGDPLGKVVAIHNFGAGDIIEIAPPSGPTLLLPFTNAVVPTVDLAAGQVVIEPPNEIEGDTPNHPEA; this comes from the coding sequence ATGCCGTCCGGGCTCATCTGCGTCGCCCGGATCGGCGCGCCGCATGGCGTGCGCGGTGCGGTGCGGCTGTGGAGCTTCACCGCCGATCCGTTCGCCGTGAGCGACTACGGTCCGCTCGTGACCAAGGACGGCGCGCGCCAGTTCGAGATTGCGAGCGCGCGCGAGGCCAAGAGCCATCTGGTGGTGACGCTGAAAGGCGTCACCACGCGCGATGAGGCCGAACGGCTCAACGGCGTCGAGCTCTATGTGGCGCGCGACAAGCTGCCGCCGACCGAGGCCGACGAGTACTACCACGCCGACCTGATCGGGCTCGCCGCGGTCACCACGACGGGCGATCCGCTCGGCAAGGTGGTGGCGATCCATAATTTCGGCGCCGGCGACATCATCGAAATTGCGCCGCCGTCAGGTCCGACGCTGCTGCTGCCGTTCACCAATGCGGTGGTGCCGACCGTCGACCTCGCCGCCGGTCAGGTGGTGATCGAACCGCCGAACGAGATCGAAGGCGACACGCCGAACCATCCGGAGGCGTGA
- the rpsP gene encoding 30S ribosomal protein S16 — MSVVIRLARAGTKKRPFYHVVVADSRFPRDGRFIERLGYFNPLMAKDNEARLKLDLDKVKDWLAKGAQPSDRVARFLDTAGVRKREARNNPEKAVPRKERKAADGK, encoded by the coding sequence ATGTCCGTCGTCATCCGCCTCGCGCGCGCTGGTACCAAGAAGCGCCCGTTCTATCACGTCGTCGTCGCCGACTCGCGCTTCCCGCGCGATGGCCGCTTCATCGAGCGTCTCGGCTACTTCAATCCGCTGATGGCGAAGGACAACGAAGCCCGCCTCAAGCTCGACCTCGACAAGGTCAAGGATTGGCTCGCCAAGGGCGCGCAGCCGTCGGACCGCGTGGCCCGCTTCCTCGACACCGCCGGTGTCCGCAAGCGTGAAGCCCGCAACAACCCCGAGAAGGCGGTGCCGCGCAAGGAGCGCAAGGCCGCTGACGGCAAGTAA
- the ffh gene encoding signal recognition particle protein, with amino-acid sequence MFDNLSEKLGGILDRLTGRGALSEADVDAAMREIRRALLEADVALEVVRSFTERVREQAVGATVVKSVKPGQMVVKIVNDELIATLGSEVQSIDLNAVPPVPIMMVGLQGSGKTTTTAKLARRMTERDKRKVLMASLDVYRPAAMEQLAVLGRDLSIDTLPIVAGQQPPDIARRAMEAGKLGGYDVVLLDTAGRTTLDEEMMTEAAEIKAAANPHEVLLVADSLTGQDAVNLARAFDQRVGLTGIVLTRIDGDGRGGAALSMRAVTGKPIKLMGTGEKTDALEDFHPSRIASRILGMGDIVSLVEKAAATLDAEKAAAVAEKMRKGKFDLTDLRDQLLQMTKMGGIGGLMGLMPGISKMKNQIAAAGIDDKVLKRQVAIIDSMTREERKNPDILKASRKKRIAAGAGIKVEDVNKLLKMHRNMADMMKAVGRGKGGPMAGFAKAMGFGGGLPSPDEIRAMQEKMKSGDMPEGLPELPKDLPASLRGGMPNLPGLTGLSGKPTLPGLGGFLGKKK; translated from the coding sequence ATGTTCGACAATCTGTCGGAAAAGCTGGGTGGCATTCTCGATCGGCTGACCGGGCGCGGTGCGCTTAGCGAGGCCGATGTCGATGCGGCGATGCGCGAAATCCGTCGCGCGCTGCTGGAAGCCGATGTCGCGCTCGAAGTGGTTCGCTCGTTCACCGAGCGGGTCCGCGAGCAGGCGGTCGGCGCCACCGTCGTCAAGTCGGTCAAGCCCGGCCAGATGGTGGTCAAGATCGTCAATGACGAGCTGATCGCCACGCTGGGGTCCGAAGTTCAGTCGATCGACCTCAACGCCGTGCCGCCGGTGCCGATCATGATGGTCGGTCTGCAAGGCTCAGGTAAGACCACCACCACCGCCAAGCTGGCGCGCCGCATGACCGAGCGCGACAAGCGCAAGGTGCTGATGGCTTCGCTCGACGTCTATCGTCCGGCCGCGATGGAGCAGCTCGCGGTGCTCGGCCGCGATCTTTCGATCGACACGCTGCCGATCGTCGCCGGTCAGCAGCCGCCGGATATCGCCCGGCGTGCGATGGAAGCCGGCAAGCTCGGCGGCTACGACGTCGTGCTGCTCGACACCGCCGGCCGCACCACGCTCGACGAAGAGATGATGACCGAGGCGGCCGAGATCAAAGCTGCCGCCAATCCGCACGAAGTGCTGCTGGTCGCCGACTCGCTGACCGGTCAGGACGCCGTCAACCTCGCCCGCGCGTTCGATCAGCGCGTCGGCCTCACCGGCATCGTGCTGACCCGTATCGACGGCGACGGCCGCGGCGGTGCCGCGCTGTCGATGCGTGCCGTCACCGGTAAGCCGATCAAGCTCATGGGCACCGGCGAAAAGACCGACGCCCTCGAAGACTTCCATCCGAGCCGGATCGCCAGCCGCATCCTCGGCATGGGCGACATCGTCTCGCTGGTCGAAAAGGCTGCTGCGACGCTGGATGCCGAAAAGGCCGCCGCCGTCGCCGAGAAGATGCGCAAGGGCAAGTTCGATCTGACGGACTTGCGCGATCAGCTGCTGCAGATGACCAAGATGGGCGGCATCGGCGGCCTGATGGGTCTGATGCCCGGCATCTCGAAGATGAAGAACCAGATCGCGGCTGCCGGGATCGACGACAAGGTGCTCAAGCGCCAGGTTGCGATCATCGATTCGATGACCCGCGAGGAGCGCAAGAACCCCGACATCCTCAAGGCCAGCCGCAAGAAGCGCATCGCCGCCGGCGCCGGCATCAAGGTCGAGGACGTCAACAAGCTGCTGAAGATGCATCGCAACATGGCCGACATGATGAAGGCCGTGGGTCGCGGCAAGGGCGGCCCGATGGCTGGCTTCGCCAAGGCGATGGGCTTCGGCGGCGGTCTGCCCTCGCCGGACGAGATCAGGGCGATGCAGGAAAAGATGAAGAGCGGCGACATGCCCGAAGGGCTGCCGGAGTTGCCGAAGGATCTGCCGGCGTCGCTGCGCGGCGGCATGCCCAATCTGCCGGGCCTTACCGGCCTGTCCGGCAAGCCGACGTTGCCGGGCCTCGGCGGCTTCCTCGGGAAGAAGAAATGA